In a single window of the Elaeis guineensis isolate ETL-2024a chromosome 6, EG11, whole genome shotgun sequence genome:
- the LOC105046853 gene encoding uncharacterized GPI-anchored protein At1g61900 isoform X1 → MGGHALLPPTSPLLGAVLLLFCLQELCCKLDDVIVHGFPLLHQMDSVPIEEKEVMMPDTSPNSSPQPFVPLLAPSPMTPFFNNSTPKLSGRCTLNFSAVDSLISTTAVDCLASFAPFLANVVCCPQFQATLVILIGQSSKNTGMLALDSTHANYCLSDFQQILESRGASNNLQKICSIHPLNLTEGSCPVNDINNFESAVDSSRLLAACGKVDAVNECCSQICQNAILEAARKIALRDGGLTSMDIPNNLPEHSSRIDGCRSIVLRWLSSRLDPLSAKHVLRRISNCNVNEACPLDFPDTTKVAKFCGNRIKNHTACCSSMDNYVAHLQKQSFITNLQALDCAALLGLKLQKMNVATNIYSFCQITLKDFSLQVGSQESGCLLPSLPSDATFDPSSGISFTCDLNDNIAAPWPSASRPPTSSCNKSVNLPALPAATSAHIGENGMDMKLPLFIALLLALQMLS, encoded by the exons ATGGGAGGCCACGCGCTGCTCCCTCCCACTTCGCCTCTCCTCGgcgctgttctcctcctcttct GTCTGCAAGAACTCTGCTGCAAATTGGATGATGTAATTGTTCATGGATTTCCATTGTTGCATCAGATGGACTCTGTGCCGATAGAAGAAAAGGAGGTTATGATGCCTGATACTTCCCCGAACAGTTCTCCTCAACCATTTGTTCCTCTTCTCGCACCTTCGCCAATGACACCATTTTTCAACAATAGTACACCAAAATTATCAG GACGATGTACATTAAACTTCTCAGCTGTTGACAGCTTGATAAGTACAACTGCTGTCGATTGCTTGGCCTCCTTTGCTCCTTTCTTGGCCAATGTTGTCTGTTGCCCCCAGTTTCAGGCCACCCTGGTCATTCTGATAGGGCAATCAAGTAAAAACACAGGAATGCTCGCTTTGGATTCTACTCATGCAAACTATTGCCTATCAGATTTTCAACAGATCTTAGAAAGTCGTGGGGCCAGTAATAATCTTCAAAAAATTTGCTCGATCCACCCACTAAACCTCACTGAAGGCTCTTGCCCTGTCAATGATATCAATAATTTTGAGAGTGCTGTTGACTCCTCTAGACTTCTGGCTGCCTGTGGGAAAGTTGATGCTGTGAATGAATGTTGCAGCCAAATATGTCAAAATGCTATACTTGAAGCTGCCAGGAAGATTGCTCTGAGAGATGGTGGCTTGACGAGTATGGATATTCCTAACAACTTGCCTGAGCACTCCTCTAGAATTGATGGTTGCAGAAGTATTGTCCTCAGGTGGTTATCCAGTAGACTTGATCCATTATCTGCCAAGCATGTACTTAGACGAATATCCAACTGCAACGTTAATGAAG CATGTCCTTTAGATTTTCCAGATACCACAAAAGTTGCAAAGTTTTGTGGGAACAGGATCAAGAATCATACTGCATGCTGCAGTTCCATGGACAATTATGTAGCTCACTTGCAAAAGCAAAGTTTCATAACCAATTTACAAGCATTGGATTGTGCTGCATTGCTTGGTCTGAAGTTGCAAAAAATGAATGTTGCCACAAACATCTATAGTTTCTGCCAGATAACTCTCAAAGATTTTTCACTCCAAG TTGGATCTCAAG AGTCTGGATGCCTCCTTCCAAGCTTGCCATCAGATGCAACATTTGACCCCTCTTCTGGAATCAGCTTCACCTGTGATTTAAATGACAATATTGCAGCTCCATGGCCCTCTGCATCCAGACCTCCAACATCTTCCTGCAACAAAT CTGTCAACTTGCCGGCACTTCCAGCTGCAACATCTGCACACATTG
- the LOC105046853 gene encoding uncharacterized GPI-anchored protein At1g61900 isoform X2: MDSVPIEEKEVMMPDTSPNSSPQPFVPLLAPSPMTPFFNNSTPKLSGRCTLNFSAVDSLISTTAVDCLASFAPFLANVVCCPQFQATLVILIGQSSKNTGMLALDSTHANYCLSDFQQILESRGASNNLQKICSIHPLNLTEGSCPVNDINNFESAVDSSRLLAACGKVDAVNECCSQICQNAILEAARKIALRDGGLTSMDIPNNLPEHSSRIDGCRSIVLRWLSSRLDPLSAKHVLRRISNCNVNEACPLDFPDTTKVAKFCGNRIKNHTACCSSMDNYVAHLQKQSFITNLQALDCAALLGLKLQKMNVATNIYSFCQITLKDFSLQVGSQESGCLLPSLPSDATFDPSSGISFTCDLNDNIAAPWPSASRPPTSSCNKSVNLPALPAATSAHIGENGMDMKLPLFIALLLALQMLS; the protein is encoded by the exons ATGGACTCTGTGCCGATAGAAGAAAAGGAGGTTATGATGCCTGATACTTCCCCGAACAGTTCTCCTCAACCATTTGTTCCTCTTCTCGCACCTTCGCCAATGACACCATTTTTCAACAATAGTACACCAAAATTATCAG GACGATGTACATTAAACTTCTCAGCTGTTGACAGCTTGATAAGTACAACTGCTGTCGATTGCTTGGCCTCCTTTGCTCCTTTCTTGGCCAATGTTGTCTGTTGCCCCCAGTTTCAGGCCACCCTGGTCATTCTGATAGGGCAATCAAGTAAAAACACAGGAATGCTCGCTTTGGATTCTACTCATGCAAACTATTGCCTATCAGATTTTCAACAGATCTTAGAAAGTCGTGGGGCCAGTAATAATCTTCAAAAAATTTGCTCGATCCACCCACTAAACCTCACTGAAGGCTCTTGCCCTGTCAATGATATCAATAATTTTGAGAGTGCTGTTGACTCCTCTAGACTTCTGGCTGCCTGTGGGAAAGTTGATGCTGTGAATGAATGTTGCAGCCAAATATGTCAAAATGCTATACTTGAAGCTGCCAGGAAGATTGCTCTGAGAGATGGTGGCTTGACGAGTATGGATATTCCTAACAACTTGCCTGAGCACTCCTCTAGAATTGATGGTTGCAGAAGTATTGTCCTCAGGTGGTTATCCAGTAGACTTGATCCATTATCTGCCAAGCATGTACTTAGACGAATATCCAACTGCAACGTTAATGAAG CATGTCCTTTAGATTTTCCAGATACCACAAAAGTTGCAAAGTTTTGTGGGAACAGGATCAAGAATCATACTGCATGCTGCAGTTCCATGGACAATTATGTAGCTCACTTGCAAAAGCAAAGTTTCATAACCAATTTACAAGCATTGGATTGTGCTGCATTGCTTGGTCTGAAGTTGCAAAAAATGAATGTTGCCACAAACATCTATAGTTTCTGCCAGATAACTCTCAAAGATTTTTCACTCCAAG TTGGATCTCAAG AGTCTGGATGCCTCCTTCCAAGCTTGCCATCAGATGCAACATTTGACCCCTCTTCTGGAATCAGCTTCACCTGTGATTTAAATGACAATATTGCAGCTCCATGGCCCTCTGCATCCAGACCTCCAACATCTTCCTGCAACAAAT CTGTCAACTTGCCGGCACTTCCAGCTGCAACATCTGCACACATTG